One genomic segment of Verrucomicrobiia bacterium includes these proteins:
- the sufB gene encoding Fe-S cluster assembly protein SufB → LAIYEKLGVPINERAALLGVEQPKIAVDAVFDSVSVVTTFQKTLAEKGIIFCSITEAVREHPDLVKKYLGSVVPYSDNFYATLNSAVFTDGSFVYIPKGVRCPMELSTYFRINAANTGQFERTLIIADADSYVSYLEGCTAPMRDENQLHAAVVELVALDNAQIKYSTVQNWYPGDKNGKGGIYNFVTKRGKCQGVNSKITWTQVETGSAITWKYPSVILQGDNAVGEFYSVALTNHFQQADTGTKMIHIGKNTRSTIVSKGISAGHGQNTYRGLVKIMKNATNSRNYTQCDSLLLGDLCGAHTEPYIEVKNTTSRVEHEASTSKIGEDQLFYCKTRGISLEDAVSMIVNGFCKEVFRELPMEFAVEAQKLLGVSLEGSVG, encoded by the coding sequence CTCGCGATTTACGAAAAGCTCGGCGTGCCGATCAACGAGCGTGCCGCCCTGCTCGGTGTCGAGCAACCCAAAATTGCCGTCGATGCCGTCTTCGATTCGGTTTCCGTCGTCACGACTTTCCAGAAGACGCTTGCCGAAAAAGGCATCATCTTCTGCTCCATCACCGAAGCCGTCCGCGAGCATCCCGATCTGGTGAAAAAATACCTCGGCTCCGTCGTTCCCTACAGCGATAATTTCTACGCCACGCTCAACAGCGCCGTCTTCACCGATGGCTCTTTCGTCTACATCCCCAAGGGCGTGCGCTGCCCGATGGAGTTGAGCACCTATTTCCGCATTAACGCCGCCAACACCGGGCAGTTCGAGCGCACGCTCATCATCGCCGACGCGGATTCTTATGTGAGTTATCTCGAAGGCTGTACCGCTCCGATGCGCGATGAAAATCAACTGCACGCCGCGGTCGTGGAATTAGTCGCCCTCGATAACGCCCAGATCAAATACTCGACCGTCCAAAACTGGTACCCCGGCGACAAGAACGGCAAAGGCGGCATCTACAATTTCGTCACCAAGCGCGGAAAATGCCAGGGCGTCAATTCCAAAATCACCTGGACCCAGGTCGAAACCGGCTCCGCCATCACCTGGAAATACCCCAGCGTCATCCTCCAAGGCGACAACGCCGTCGGCGAATTCTACTCCGTCGCCCTCACCAACCATTTTCAGCAAGCCGACACCGGCACCAAGATGATCCACATCGGCAAAAACACCCGCAGCACCATCGTCTCCAAAGGCATCTCCGCCGGCCACGGCCAGAACACCTATCGTGGCCTCGTGAAGATCATGAAAAACGCGACCAACTCCCGCAATTACACCCAGTGCGATTCCCTACTCCTCGGCGATCTCTGCGGCGCCCACACCGAGCCCTATATCGAAGTGAAAAACACCACGAGCCGGGTCGAGCACGAAGCATCGACGAGCAAAATCGGCGAAGACCAATTGTTCTACTGCAAAACCCGCGGCATCAGCCTCGAAGACGCCGTCAGCATGATCGTGAATGGCTTCTGCAAGGAAGTCTTTCGGGAATTGCCGATGGAATTTGCGGTTGAGGCGCAGAAGCTTCTGGGCGTGAGTCTGGAGGGGAGTGTGGGCTGA
- a CDS encoding type II toxin-antitoxin system RelE/ParE family toxin, translating to MDFKVIWTDSAIADIKDICEYIALDSKPAAERIGRGILDHVKILETFPFIGPAYPRRSSGAIREIVFRHYRIFYEISDRRKLVHILRVWHGARSEPDLR from the coding sequence ATGGATTTCAAAGTAATCTGGACCGATTCGGCAATCGCGGACATTAAAGATATTTGTGAATACATTGCGCTTGATAGCAAACCAGCCGCTGAAAGGATCGGGCGGGGAATTCTTGATCATGTAAAAATATTGGAAACTTTTCCGTTCATCGGCCCCGCTTATCCCCGCCGTTCCAGCGGTGCCATTCGAGAAATTGTTTTCCGCCATTACAGAATTTTTTATGAAATATCAGACAGGCGCAAATTGGTTCATATATTGCGTGTTTGGCATGGGGCCAGATCGGAACCGGATTTAAGATAA
- the sufC gene encoding Fe-S cluster assembly ATPase SufC has protein sequence MKHLLEIKNLHAGVENKQILKGIDLTINPGEVHAIMGPNGSGKSTLAAILAGRDGYDVTEGQVIYNGLDLLELDPEERAREGVFLAFQYPVEIPGVNSTYFLKAALNEIRKHKGEQELDAMEFLALVKQKMKLLELPEDLLKRPVNEGFSGGEKKRNEIFQMAVLEPKLAILDETDSGLDIDALKIVAGGVNKLRRADAAQLVITHYQRLLDYIVPDFVHVLYNGRIVRTGGKELALELEKKGYDWLINPEVVTA, from the coding sequence ATGAAACACTTACTCGAAATTAAGAATCTTCACGCGGGCGTGGAGAATAAACAAATCCTCAAGGGGATTGATCTGACGATTAATCCCGGCGAAGTTCACGCGATCATGGGGCCGAATGGCAGCGGCAAAAGCACGCTGGCGGCGATTCTCGCGGGCCGCGATGGTTATGATGTCACTGAAGGGCAAGTTATTTATAACGGGCTCGACTTGCTGGAACTCGATCCCGAGGAGCGCGCGCGCGAAGGCGTGTTTCTTGCATTCCAATATCCGGTGGAGATTCCCGGCGTGAACAGCACTTACTTTCTCAAGGCCGCGTTGAATGAAATTCGCAAGCACAAGGGCGAGCAGGAATTGGACGCGATGGAATTTCTTGCACTCGTGAAGCAGAAGATGAAGTTGCTCGAACTGCCGGAGGATTTGTTGAAACGTCCGGTGAACGAAGGTTTTTCCGGCGGCGAAAAAAAGCGCAACGAAATTTTCCAGATGGCGGTGCTGGAACCCAAGCTGGCGATCCTCGATGAGACGGATTCGGGCCTGGACATTGACGCGCTCAAAATCGTCGCAGGTGGCGTGAATAAATTGCGACGGGCGGATGCGGCGCAGTTGGTCATCACACATTACCAGCGTTTGCTTGATTACATTGTGCCGGATTTCGTGCATGTGCTTTACAACGGGCGCATCGTGCGCACGGGCGGCAAGGAACTCGCGCTCGAACTTGAGAAAAAAGGCTACGACTGGCTCATTAATCCTGAGGTGGTCACCGCTTGA
- a CDS encoding RsmD family RNA methyltransferase yields the protein MRITGGQASGRHLKVPKGLAVRPTPDMVKQAVFNSLGERIVSARVLELFAGTGALSLESLSRGAAFAMCIEKAQRHAQAIRHNLMAASLPVGSLEVRVQDVFVALAQLAAHKTQFDLILADPPYGDKNVGHRSRSLAQKLLDDPNLAEVLKPGGTFVLGHTKRDTLEIPGIWHEPKLLKHGDSIMRILVRESAANESAN from the coding sequence ATGCGCATCACCGGCGGACAAGCTTCGGGCCGGCACTTGAAAGTGCCAAAGGGTTTGGCCGTGCGGCCGACGCCGGACATGGTCAAGCAGGCCGTGTTCAACAGCCTTGGGGAACGCATCGTCAGTGCGCGCGTGCTGGAGTTGTTTGCAGGCACGGGGGCGTTGAGCCTGGAGAGTTTGAGTCGCGGCGCGGCGTTTGCGATGTGCATCGAGAAGGCGCAACGCCACGCGCAGGCGATTCGACACAATTTAATGGCGGCATCGCTTCCGGTTGGCAGTCTCGAGGTGCGCGTGCAGGATGTGTTCGTCGCGCTGGCGCAACTGGCCGCGCACAAAACGCAATTCGACCTCATCCTCGCCGATCCGCCATATGGGGATAAAAATGTCGGCCACCGTTCGCGTTCGCTCGCGCAAAAGTTGCTCGACGATCCGAACCTCGCGGAAGTCCTGAAACCCGGCGGCACGTTCGTGCTCGGCCACACCAAGCGCGACACGCTGGAGATTCCCGGCATTTGGCACGAACCCAAACTTCTCAAGCACGGTGACAGTATCATGCGCATTCTGGTGCGCGAGAGTGCAGCCAACGAAAGTGCTAATTAG
- a CDS encoding Gfo/Idh/MocA family oxidoreductase, whose translation MNSSSDTSIGRRDFIKQVSTAAAATAVLSPAMSALAEDVASVMVALVGGAHIHTPTYVNILKSRKDVKVKYVWDHDAARAAHWGTELGCPTVDDLTKIWSDAEIKGVVICSETDRHKDLVLAAAAAGKNMFVEKPLGFTSTDSYAMASAIEKAKLIFTTGYFLRADPVLLFLKDQVAKKSFGKITRVRGSNCHSGSLNHWFDTDYRWMADPKIAGVGAFGDLGTHSLDILMWMFGDVESITADIKVVTGNYGDCDESGESLIKFKNGITGTLAAGWVDIANPVTLMISGTEGFAYVDQGRLIFASSNVPGADGRAPWKDLPPASPPPMVQYLDTLLGKTGQPLVTPAEAAARVSVMEAAYKGAKTGAWATPA comes from the coding sequence ATGAATTCATCCTCGGATACATCCATTGGACGGCGCGATTTCATCAAACAAGTTAGCACGGCGGCCGCGGCGACGGCAGTTTTGTCCCCGGCGATGTCCGCGCTGGCGGAAGATGTGGCGTCTGTCATGGTCGCGCTCGTTGGCGGCGCGCACATCCACACGCCGACCTATGTGAATATTCTCAAGAGCCGCAAGGATGTGAAGGTGAAATACGTTTGGGATCACGACGCGGCTCGCGCGGCGCATTGGGGAACCGAACTCGGCTGTCCCACGGTGGATGACCTCACGAAAATTTGGTCGGACGCGGAAATCAAAGGCGTGGTCATCTGCTCGGAGACGGACCGCCACAAAGACCTCGTTCTCGCCGCCGCCGCCGCGGGCAAAAACATGTTCGTCGAAAAACCGCTGGGCTTCACCTCGACCGACAGCTACGCCATGGCTTCGGCGATTGAAAAAGCGAAGCTGATTTTCACGACTGGTTATTTCCTGCGAGCGGATCCAGTGCTACTTTTTCTCAAGGACCAAGTCGCCAAAAAAAGCTTCGGCAAGATCACACGGGTGCGCGGCTCCAACTGCCACAGCGGCTCGCTCAACCATTGGTTCGATACGGATTATCGCTGGATGGCCGACCCGAAGATCGCGGGCGTCGGCGCGTTCGGAGATTTGGGAACGCACTCGCTGGATATTTTGATGTGGATGTTCGGCGACGTCGAATCCATCACGGCGGACATCAAAGTGGTCACCGGCAATTATGGCGATTGCGATGAATCTGGCGAAAGCTTAATTAAATTTAAGAACGGCATCACCGGCACGCTCGCGGCCGGCTGGGTGGACATCGCCAACCCAGTGACCCTCATGATTAGTGGCACGGAAGGTTTCGCGTATGTGGACCAGGGACGCTTGATTTTCGCGAGCAGCAACGTGCCTGGCGCCGATGGCCGCGCGCCCTGGAAAGATCTGCCCCCCGCTTCGCCACCGCCGATGGTTCAATATCTCGACACGCTGCTCGGCAAAACCGGGCAGCCGCTGGTAACCCCCGCCGAAGCCGCCGCGCGCGTGAGCGTGATGGAAGCCGCTTATAAAGGAGCGAAGACCGGCGCGTGGGCAACTCCCGCGTAA
- a CDS encoding GH25 family lysozyme yields MAQRPLGIDVSSFQGSAQTPATNINWPQVKSAGISFAWAKATEGLTVNDADFSYNIVNARGAGVLIGAYHFAHPELHIGTAGADEEAAHFWSVVKSYITGGGTYVMPMLDIEQEVTNASPHYTQATLSAWVNEWCQQIVNDGKAIGVAVTPVVYTFVSYATGTASYGPGFDASVTKWPLWMAQYPTTPNFTTGAPSSLSPWSGWAFWQYGSTSHVSGITGDCDVDVLNGTTNTLLTAFVIGNVAPSNVVVNPGSNATFRVTAGGTSLTYQWQSNQVNIPGATGTSYTVTNTQLAYAGPYSVVVKKSDAPFFTATASLGVSAPLTNATGAILAPTTMADWFTADSNPNDIFGTNHFTPFNNVTYVSGEQGKAFHFDGNATFLSNSVLSLPVPWTFSVWVNRQNAPSTGAAITGDGTNEIKLEQYNGTRQVGYTQFGNNDFPYNYIVPLNTWTHLAFVGTSGGVSLYANGTLEGTITGSFPLPLGYIGAGWVASSGKFVDYMLGSLDEMLVFKRALSAAEIHSIYLAGSAGLVRAPEIVSAPAFNEGEFKIALAGQTGKTFTVHASTNLATWQFLGTIPNPTGTNVFTDISATNAQTFYRISQP; encoded by the coding sequence TTGGCCCAACGACCATTGGGCATTGATGTCTCCAGCTTTCAAGGTTCGGCGCAAACCCCGGCGACCAATATTAATTGGCCGCAAGTGAAAAGCGCGGGCATCTCATTCGCCTGGGCCAAGGCCACCGAAGGGCTGACGGTCAACGATGCCGACTTTAGTTACAATATCGTGAACGCGCGCGGGGCCGGTGTATTGATCGGCGCTTATCATTTTGCGCATCCTGAACTGCACATCGGTACTGCCGGCGCCGATGAAGAAGCCGCGCACTTTTGGAGCGTGGTAAAAAGCTATATTACCGGCGGCGGCACTTACGTGATGCCCATGCTCGACATCGAACAGGAAGTCACCAACGCCAGCCCGCATTATACCCAGGCGACCTTGTCCGCGTGGGTTAATGAGTGGTGCCAGCAGATTGTAAATGACGGCAAGGCTATCGGTGTTGCGGTCACGCCAGTGGTTTATACTTTTGTATCGTACGCGACGGGCACGGCAAGTTACGGTCCCGGCTTTGATGCCAGCGTTACTAAATGGCCTTTGTGGATGGCACAGTATCCCACGACGCCAAACTTCACAACCGGCGCGCCCAGCAGTCTCAGTCCGTGGTCAGGCTGGGCCTTCTGGCAATACGGCTCGACCAGTCATGTCTCCGGCATCACTGGCGATTGCGATGTGGACGTGCTGAATGGCACCACCAACACTCTGCTGACGGCATTCGTCATTGGCAACGTCGCGCCCTCAAATGTCGTGGTCAATCCCGGTTCCAACGCGACGTTTAGAGTCACGGCGGGGGGAACTTCGCTGACTTATCAATGGCAGTCCAATCAGGTCAACATTCCGGGAGCGACGGGCACGAGTTATACAGTAACTAACACGCAACTTGCTTACGCCGGACCTTACTCTGTAGTTGTAAAAAAGTCGGACGCGCCGTTCTTCACGGCAACGGCATCTCTCGGAGTTTCAGCACCGCTCACCAATGCCACCGGGGCGATTCTCGCGCCCACGACGATGGCCGATTGGTTTACCGCCGATTCAAATCCCAACGATATTTTTGGCACAAACCATTTCACGCCGTTCAATAACGTGACCTACGTCTCCGGCGAGCAGGGAAAGGCCTTTCATTTCGACGGCAACGCGACCTTTTTAAGCAATAGCGTGTTGAGCTTGCCCGTGCCGTGGACGTTCAGCGTATGGGTGAATCGCCAAAATGCTCCGAGCACGGGCGCGGCGATCACCGGCGATGGAACGAATGAAATCAAGCTCGAGCAATACAACGGAACGCGCCAGGTGGGTTACACCCAGTTCGGCAATAACGATTTCCCCTATAATTATATTGTCCCACTCAACACCTGGACTCATCTGGCTTTCGTGGGCACAAGCGGTGGCGTATCGCTCTATGCAAATGGCACACTGGAAGGAACGATCACGGGTTCGTTTCCGCTCCCGCTCGGTTATATCGGCGCGGGTTGGGTGGCCAGCTCCGGCAAGTTCGTGGATTACATGCTCGGCAGCCTCGACGAAATGCTCGTTTTCAAACGCGCGCTGAGTGCGGCAGAAATTCATTCAATCTATCTCGCCGGAAGCGCCGGATTGGTGCGTGCCCCGGAAATTGTCAGCGCTCCGGCGTTCAACGAAGGAGAATTTAAGATCGCGCTTGCAGGACAAACGGGAAAAACTTTCACGGTTCACGCTTCGACAAATCTCGCAACGTGGCAATTCCTCGGCACGATTCCAAATCCAACGGGAACGAATGTTTTCACGGACATTTCGGCCACGAATGCCCAGACTTTCTATCGCATTTCGCAGCCTTGA
- a CDS encoding LysR family transcriptional regulator has product MKTKANRPLVLQPRLRVRRGEDIALGPGKIALLEELEHTGSITRAAASLGMSYMRAWTLIRTVNRCFKEPLVVAVRGGSKGGGGAVLTDAGREVLALYQSMNAKCLKTTQPEWRRLQKFLRE; this is encoded by the coding sequence ATGAAAACCAAAGCGAATCGCCCGCTCGTTTTGCAGCCGCGTTTGCGCGTCCGGCGTGGGGAAGATATTGCGCTCGGACCAGGCAAGATCGCGCTGCTGGAAGAATTGGAGCACACCGGTTCCATCACTCGCGCCGCCGCCTCCCTCGGCATGTCTTACATGCGCGCGTGGACGCTGATTCGCACGGTCAATCGCTGTTTCAAGGAACCGCTCGTCGTCGCGGTGCGCGGCGGCAGCAAAGGCGGCGGTGGCGCTGTCCTTACGGATGCTGGCCGCGAAGTGCTCGCCTTGTATCAATCCATGAATGCGAAATGCCTCAAGACCACTCAGCCCGAATGGCGGCGGCTGCAAAAATTTCTTCGCGAATAA
- a CDS encoding fatty acid desaturase, producing MNRSLSPNEPTQPAKLAWLVKPTYGHVGPSPKRPTTKEVIVEWFDAVSFWKDSTRLLPAFYLLYHFATFAVFVYFLVHYFSILAVVSVALIGSFIGTVYNTVWYHRYCSHQAFRFRSVWFARLFLWTNPISFREESYVIPHRVHHSKSDEPGDPYGPHLGWLGSYLATETQQKMNRNITSAEYDRLASSLGHIGLIKNSYAQFQRTGSVENVGCYFARVLVANIFWSAIGYAVAGVPGVLAFIAGNFLFAFVVRDFNYRGHASMFGTDKEGAPVNQVIYGIIAGEWHENHHDHPRLARSGLVWWQVDVPYYIILAMRSCGVVTQYNKEIVERG from the coding sequence ATGAACCGTAGCCTCTCACCCAACGAACCGACTCAACCGGCCAAACTCGCGTGGCTGGTCAAGCCGACTTATGGCCATGTCGGCCCCTCGCCCAAACGCCCGACGACGAAGGAAGTCATCGTGGAGTGGTTTGATGCCGTCAGTTTCTGGAAGGATTCGACGCGATTGCTGCCGGCGTTTTATCTTTTGTATCACTTCGCGACGTTCGCGGTATTCGTTTATTTCCTAGTGCATTATTTTTCCATTCTCGCGGTAGTGAGCGTGGCGTTGATCGGGTCTTTCATCGGCACGGTTTATAACACCGTGTGGTATCATCGTTATTGTTCACATCAGGCATTTCGTTTTCGGAGCGTATGGTTTGCGCGGCTGTTTTTGTGGACGAATCCGATTTCGTTTCGCGAGGAGAGTTATGTGATTCCCCACCGCGTGCATCACTCGAAGTCCGATGAACCGGGCGATCCGTATGGGCCGCACCTCGGCTGGCTTGGCAGTTATCTGGCCACGGAAACCCAGCAGAAGATGAACCGCAACATCACCAGCGCGGAATATGATCGTTTGGCCAGCAGCCTGGGGCATATCGGGCTCATCAAAAATTCCTACGCGCAATTCCAGCGCACTGGTTCGGTGGAAAATGTCGGGTGCTATTTTGCGCGCGTGCTGGTCGCGAATATATTCTGGTCGGCGATTGGTTACGCCGTAGCGGGTGTGCCGGGAGTGCTGGCGTTTATCGCGGGAAATTTTCTATTCGCTTTCGTGGTCCGGGATTTCAATTATCGCGGGCACGCGAGCATGTTTGGCACGGACAAGGAAGGCGCGCCGGTGAACCAAGTCATCTACGGAATCATTGCCGGTGAATGGCACGAGAATCATCATGACCATCCACGGCTCGCGCGCAGCGGACTGGTGTGGTGGCAGGTGGACGTGCCGTATTACATTATTCTCGCGATGAGAAGCTGCGGCGTCGTCACGCAATATAATAAAGAGATCGTCGAGCGCGGTTGA